One Clostridium estertheticum DNA segment encodes these proteins:
- a CDS encoding cytidylyltransferase domain-containing protein: MYKNKRFLAVIPARGGSKGIPNKNIMAICGKPLIAYTIEAGKKSKYIDEIIVSTDSDVIKVIAQQYGAVVPFLRPEELSSDSAKSIDVVIHAIDFYKNNNITFDYVILLQPTSPLRTFEHLDKAIEKIIESSGTSLVSVCEAEENPILMRNIENDKLKEVISFEGTNLRRQDLPTFYIFNGALYINSTDMLVDEKKFVNEDTIPYVMDKESSVDIDTMLDARLVELIIKESMDV; encoded by the coding sequence ATGTATAAGAATAAAAGATTTCTTGCTGTTATTCCAGCAAGAGGTGGTTCAAAAGGTATACCAAATAAGAACATAATGGCTATATGTGGTAAACCACTTATAGCTTATACAATAGAAGCAGGGAAGAAATCTAAATACATAGATGAAATAATTGTATCAACAGATAGTGATGTCATAAAGGTAATAGCGCAGCAATATGGTGCTGTGGTTCCTTTTTTAAGACCAGAGGAATTATCAAGTGATAGTGCAAAATCTATAGATGTGGTAATACATGCAATAGATTTTTATAAAAATAATAATATAACTTTTGATTACGTAATATTATTACAGCCAACATCACCCTTAAGAACTTTTGAGCATCTGGATAAAGCTATAGAAAAAATTATTGAGTCTAGCGGAACTTCATTAGTTAGTGTTTGTGAAGCAGAGGAAAATCCTATTCTTATGAGAAATATAGAAAATGATAAATTAAAGGAAGTCATAAGTTTTGAGGGAACAAATCTAAGGCGCCAAGACTTACCTACTTTTTATATATTTAATGGTGCACTATATATAAATTCAACAGATATGCTAGTGGATGAAAAGAAATTTGTTAATGAAGATACAATCCCTTATGTAATGGACAAGGAAAGTTCTGTAGACATTGACACAATGCTAGATGCAAGACTTGTAGAACTGATAATAAAGGAGAGTATGGATGTTTAA
- a CDS encoding LegC family aminotransferase, whose protein sequence is MIPLCIPEIRGNEWKYVKDCIDTNWVSSVGSYVNLFEKRFSEYVHSKSAVVTNNGTAALQLALLTLGIGAGDEVIVPSLTFISPINTIKYVGAEPVFVDVCRDTFVMDAEKIESLITPKTKAIMPVHIYGHPADMDRIMEIAQKHNLFVIEDATEALGSTYKGKMAGTIGHMGCYSFNGNKLITTGAGGMFVTNNLEYGNRAKFLSTQTKVVTENKAFFHPEVGYNFRMPNLLAAFGVAQLENVEEYLKVKKENAVYYNQFLSEAHGITLPIEKDNVENCFWLYSILVEEEYGITRDELIQKLNEEKIEARPFFMPIHGMPPYSDCTHGDLSVTGELYARGINLPSSVGLKKEDIEAVCNIIKKYANKI, encoded by the coding sequence GTGATACCATTATGTATACCAGAAATTAGAGGCAATGAGTGGAAATATGTAAAGGACTGTATAGATACTAATTGGGTATCTTCAGTAGGCAGTTACGTTAATTTATTTGAAAAGAGATTTAGTGAATATGTTCATAGCAAAAGTGCAGTAGTTACTAATAATGGTACAGCAGCACTTCAATTAGCATTATTAACCTTAGGTATAGGTGCAGGAGATGAAGTAATAGTTCCATCATTAACCTTTATATCTCCAATAAACACTATAAAATACGTAGGTGCAGAGCCTGTATTTGTAGACGTATGTAGAGATACCTTTGTTATGGATGCTGAAAAGATAGAAAGCTTAATAACACCTAAAACAAAGGCTATAATGCCAGTACATATTTATGGTCATCCAGCAGATATGGATAGGATTATGGAAATAGCACAAAAGCATAATCTGTTTGTTATAGAAGATGCCACAGAAGCACTAGGATCTACTTATAAAGGCAAAATGGCTGGCACCATAGGACATATGGGTTGCTATAGCTTTAATGGAAATAAGCTTATAACTACAGGCGCAGGTGGAATGTTTGTAACTAATAATTTAGAATATGGAAATAGAGCAAAATTCTTATCTACTCAAACAAAGGTAGTTACTGAAAACAAAGCTTTTTTCCATCCTGAGGTAGGATATAATTTTAGGATGCCAAATCTTCTTGCTGCTTTTGGAGTGGCTCAACTTGAAAATGTCGAAGAATATCTAAAGGTAAAAAAAGAAAACGCAGTTTATTACAATCAATTTTTAAGTGAGGCTCATGGAATTACATTACCAATAGAAAAAGATAATGTAGAAAATTGTTTCTGGCTATACTCAATCTTAGTTGAAGAGGAGTATGGTATTACTCGAGACGAACTTATACAAAAACTAAATGAAGAAAAAATAGAAGCAAGACCTTTCTTTATGCCTATACATGGTATGCCACCATACAGTGATTGTACACATGGAGATTTAAGTGTTACAGGTGAACTTTATGCGCGAGGAATAAATCTTCCAAGTTCTGTAGGACTTAAAAAAGAAGATATTGAAGCAGTGTGTAATATTATTAAAAAATATGCAAATAAAATTTAA
- a CDS encoding NeuD/PglB/VioB family sugar acetyltransferase, with protein MEKIVLVGAGGHCKVIIDIIKSTSKYDIVGVTDKAYACGEDTLVLDIPIIGDDSILKELYNTGVKNAFVCVGALQNIVVRDKIYRELLAIGFNIPALIHKGAIVSPYANVAFGTCVMAGAIINPGVLIEENCIINTGAVIEHDCKVQGNTHISPRACIAGGVNVGCNTHIGVGSSIIQSVHIGNNVIIGAGAVVIENIVDNVVAVGIPAKIIKRR; from the coding sequence ATGGAGAAAATCGTACTTGTAGGTGCAGGTGGTCATTGCAAGGTTATTATAGACATTATAAAAAGTACTTCTAAATATGATATAGTGGGTGTAACGGACAAAGCTTATGCCTGTGGTGAAGACACCCTTGTATTAGATATACCTATAATAGGTGATGACAGCATTTTAAAAGAGCTATACAACACTGGAGTAAAAAATGCTTTTGTATGTGTTGGTGCACTGCAGAATATTGTGGTTCGAGATAAGATATACAGGGAACTTTTGGCTATAGGTTTTAATATACCTGCACTTATACATAAGGGTGCAATAGTTTCTCCTTATGCAAATGTAGCCTTTGGAACTTGCGTAATGGCAGGAGCCATAATTAATCCAGGTGTTCTCATAGAAGAGAATTGTATAATAAACACTGGTGCAGTAATTGAACATGATTGCAAAGTGCAAGGAAACACCCATATCTCACCTAGGGCTTGTATAGCCGGCGGGGTGAATGTTGGCTGTAATACCCATATAGGTGTGGGAAGTTCTATAATTCAATCAGTACATATAGGGAATAATGTAATTATAGGAGCCGGAGCTGTGGTTATTGAAAATATAGTAGATAATGTAGTTGCAGTAGGAATTCCAGCAAAAATTATAAAGCGCAGGTGA
- a CDS encoding NAD-dependent 4,6-dehydratase LegB translates to MNWQGKKVLVTGAEGFIGSHLTERLVELGAEVTALAQYNSFNNWGWIDTFDKKTRDSIKVVTGDIREYDGMKRIIKGQEVVLHLAALIAIPYSYLSPMAYVRTNIEGTTNVLEACREYDVEKIVHTSTSETYGTALYVPIDEKHPMQGQSPYSASKIGADKMAESYYKSFNMPIATLRPFNTYGPRQSARAVIPTIISQILAGKTEIKLGSLTPTRDFNFVKDTAEAFIKVAESEKTIGEVINAGSNYEITIGDTVKKIISIIGKDVKILCDDERLRPENSEVNRLWADNTKIKELTGWKPNYSIDRGLEETVEWIKNNMQYFKTDIYNV, encoded by the coding sequence ATGAATTGGCAAGGAAAAAAAGTTTTAGTTACAGGTGCAGAGGGCTTTATAGGAAGTCATTTAACAGAAAGATTAGTGGAACTTGGAGCAGAGGTTACGGCTCTTGCCCAATATAATTCTTTTAATAACTGGGGATGGATTGACACTTTTGATAAAAAGACTCGCGATAGCATTAAAGTTGTTACTGGAGACATAAGAGAATATGATGGAATGAAAAGAATCATAAAGGGGCAAGAAGTAGTGCTTCATCTTGCTGCACTAATTGCAATTCCATATTCTTATCTTTCACCTATGGCCTATGTAAGAACAAATATAGAAGGTACTACTAATGTTTTAGAAGCTTGTAGGGAATATGACGTTGAAAAAATTGTGCATACATCGACGTCTGAAACCTATGGTACAGCTCTTTATGTACCAATTGATGAAAAACACCCAATGCAGGGCCAATCTCCATATTCAGCATCAAAAATAGGAGCAGATAAGATGGCAGAGAGTTACTATAAAAGTTTCAATATGCCAATAGCTACCCTAAGACCCTTTAATACTTATGGACCAAGGCAATCAGCAAGGGCTGTAATTCCAACAATAATATCACAGATACTAGCAGGTAAAACAGAAATTAAACTTGGAAGTTTAACTCCAACTAGAGACTTTAATTTTGTAAAAGATACTGCAGAGGCTTTCATAAAAGTTGCTGAAAGCGAAAAAACTATTGGTGAAGTTATAAATGCTGGTTCAAACTATGAGATAACAATAGGAGACACAGTTAAAAAAATAATAAGTATAATAGGAAAGGACGTAAAAATCCTTTGTGATGATGAAAGACTAAGACCAGAAAATAGCGAAGTTAATAGATTATGGGCTGATAACACTAAAATAAAAGAATTAACGGGCTGGAAGCCGAATTATAGTATAGATAGGGGTCTTGAAGAGACAGTTGAATGGATAAAAAATAATATGCAGTATTTCAAGACAGACATATACAACGTATAA
- the neuC gene encoding UDP-N-acetylglucosamine 2-epimerase — MKRKIAVITGTRADYGIFYHVLKEIEKHEALDLKLIACGMHLCLEFGMTINEIEKDGFEIADKFETILASDTGAAMAKSIGLSIISMAQCFDRIKPDVVLILGDRGEMLAAATAAIHMNIPVAHIHGGEVTGTVDESVRHAITKLSHIHFPANEDSKQRILKLGEREENIFVVGAPGLDYIKKTVLLSRSEMLERFKLEDDKIFLLTQHPVTTERDLVEWQIRETLDAVVELGYQTIVSYPNSDNGGREIIRVIEEYRSKYPFLKVFRNLSQVEYLSFLEIAEVMIGNSSSGIIEAPSFKLPVVNIGSRQGGRLRACNIIDVPYGKEAVKAGIKKALEDHNFKKQLETCTNPYGDGNASGKIAQILSEIVLDRELIQKRITY; from the coding sequence ATGAAAAGAAAAATAGCGGTAATAACTGGTACAAGAGCAGATTATGGTATATTTTATCATGTTCTTAAAGAAATAGAAAAACATGAAGCATTGGACCTTAAACTTATTGCCTGTGGTATGCATCTATGCCTTGAATTTGGTATGACTATAAATGAGATAGAAAAAGATGGCTTTGAAATAGCGGATAAGTTTGAAACAATACTTGCTTCAGACACAGGGGCAGCAATGGCTAAATCAATAGGTCTTTCAATTATAAGTATGGCACAGTGCTTTGATCGAATAAAACCAGATGTTGTATTAATACTAGGGGATAGAGGTGAGATGCTAGCGGCAGCCACGGCAGCTATTCATATGAATATTCCTGTAGCACATATTCATGGAGGGGAAGTAACTGGAACCGTTGATGAATCTGTAAGACACGCTATAACTAAACTTTCTCATATTCATTTTCCAGCTAATGAGGATAGTAAACAAAGAATCCTTAAATTAGGGGAGAGGGAAGAAAATATTTTTGTAGTTGGAGCTCCAGGTCTTGATTATATTAAAAAAACAGTTCTTTTATCAAGAAGTGAAATGCTGGAAAGATTTAAATTAGAAGATGATAAGATATTTTTACTTACGCAACATCCAGTAACTACAGAGAGAGACTTGGTAGAGTGGCAGATAAGAGAAACACTAGATGCGGTGGTAGAACTTGGCTACCAAACTATAGTTTCATATCCTAATAGTGATAATGGCGGACGTGAAATTATAAGGGTTATTGAGGAGTACAGATCTAAGTACCCATTCTTAAAGGTATTTAGAAATTTAAGTCAAGTAGAGTACCTAAGCTTTTTAGAAATAGCAGAGGTAATGATAGGGAATTCATCTTCAGGTATAATTGAAGCTCCTAGCTTTAAGTTACCTGTAGTAAATATAGGATCAAGGCAGGGTGGAAGACTAAGAGCCTGCAATATAATAGATGTACCTTACGGGAAAGAAGCTGTAAAAGCAGGAATTAAAAAAGCACTAGAAGACCATAATTTTAAGAAACAATTAGAAACCTGCACAAATCCTTATGGTGATGGTAATGCCAGTGGTAAAATAGCACAAATTTTAAGTGAGATAGTCCTAGATAGGGAGCTTATACAAAAAAGAATAACTTACTAG
- the neuB gene encoding N-acetylneuraminate synthase, which produces MFKIESKIIGDGNPAFIIAEAGVNHNGDTHIAKKLVDEAVLAGVDAIKFQTFKTEKLVTGYADMAEYQKNNIGKVDSQFNMLKKLELSYENFIEIQKYCMHKKIMFLSTPFDFESADFLLSIGMEAFKISSADLTNIPFLEHIARFNKPIILSSGMASLSEIEDAINAIYCIGNKEVAVLHCTSNYPAKLESVNLNAMNTIKNAFKIVSGYSDHTQGITVPIAAAAMGANIIEKHFTIDKDMEGPDHSASLNPIELKDMVTAIRNVEIALGSGIKMYNPSEVDTVKAARKSIVAARDINAGESISLIDLDYKRPGTGLSPKFYLDIVGKKTNRDIKMNEQIALNMVE; this is translated from the coding sequence ATGTTTAAAATAGAAAGTAAAATTATAGGTGATGGAAATCCAGCATTTATTATTGCAGAGGCTGGGGTTAATCATAATGGAGATACACATATAGCAAAAAAGCTGGTAGATGAAGCTGTACTTGCGGGAGTTGATGCAATAAAATTTCAGACCTTTAAGACTGAAAAATTAGTCACTGGATATGCAGACATGGCAGAGTATCAAAAGAATAATATTGGCAAAGTTGACTCCCAGTTTAATATGTTAAAGAAACTAGAACTTTCATATGAAAACTTTATAGAAATACAAAAATATTGTATGCACAAGAAAATTATGTTTTTATCTACACCTTTTGATTTTGAAAGCGCTGATTTTTTATTATCTATAGGCATGGAGGCTTTTAAAATAAGTTCAGCGGATTTAACTAATATTCCATTTTTAGAGCATATAGCAAGATTTAATAAACCTATAATTTTATCTTCAGGTATGGCATCACTTTCAGAAATAGAAGATGCAATAAATGCAATTTATTGCATAGGGAATAAAGAAGTAGCAGTGCTCCACTGTACTTCAAATTACCCAGCTAAGCTTGAAAGTGTTAACTTAAACGCCATGAATACTATAAAAAATGCCTTTAAAATTGTGTCGGGGTATTCTGACCACACACAAGGGATAACAGTGCCTATAGCCGCAGCTGCTATGGGAGCAAATATAATTGAAAAGCATTTTACAATAGATAAGGACATGGAAGGACCAGATCATAGTGCATCTCTAAATCCTATAGAGCTAAAAGACATGGTTACAGCTATTAGAAATGTAGAAATAGCACTTGGAAGTGGTATTAAGATGTATAATCCTAGTGAAGTAGATACTGTGAAAGCAGCAAGAAAAAGTATAGTAGCTGCTAGAGATATAAATGCAGGAGAGAGTATAAGTTTAATAGACTTAGATTACAAAAGACCAGGAACTGGACTTTCACCTAAATTTTATTTGGATATTGTTGGTAAAAAAACTAACAGAGATATTAAAATGAATGAGCAAATAGCCTTAAATATGGTGGAATAA
- a CDS encoding nucleotidyltransferase family protein, with protein sequence MKFPIDNYCIGAGSTIKEAMVVIDKNLTGGALVVNENNQLVGTITDGDIRRAILKGSNIRDGIESTYFKNFKFVTEEHSKKKAKEYMLSNKIRQVPVIDKDKKLIDLYFLDDIISYEKKDNYVFILAGGLGTRLRPLTETVPKPMLTVGDKPILELIIEQFKEYGFRNFIISLNYKGEIIEDYFKNGSEFGVKIQYIRETKKLGTAGSIALVKEKFTKPFIVINGDILTGIDFEKFLNHHIKNNFNITVGVRNYEINVPYGVLITDNMLIESLEEKPTYKFNINGGVYVVNPEIIKYIKEDEVYNMTDLIEDAMNNEHKTGIYEITEYWKDIGQIEDYRKANTDIHKFFKL encoded by the coding sequence ATGAAATTTCCAATTGATAATTATTGTATAGGAGCGGGTTCTACAATAAAAGAAGCTATGGTGGTTATTGATAAAAACTTAACTGGTGGAGCTTTAGTTGTAAATGAAAATAATCAGTTAGTGGGAACTATAACAGATGGTGATATTAGACGGGCTATACTTAAAGGTTCTAACATACGTGATGGTATAGAAAGCACATATTTTAAGAATTTTAAATTTGTAACAGAAGAGCATAGTAAAAAGAAAGCAAAAGAGTATATGCTTAGTAATAAGATAAGACAGGTACCTGTTATTGATAAAGATAAAAAACTTATAGACTTATACTTTTTAGATGATATAATATCTTATGAAAAAAAGGATAATTATGTTTTTATTTTAGCCGGTGGTCTAGGTACTAGATTAAGACCTTTAACAGAAACAGTACCGAAACCTATGCTAACAGTTGGTGATAAACCCATATTAGAGCTTATAATAGAACAATTTAAAGAATATGGTTTTAGAAACTTTATTATTTCTCTTAATTATAAAGGAGAAATAATAGAGGACTACTTCAAAAATGGAAGTGAATTTGGTGTAAAAATACAATACATTAGAGAAACTAAAAAACTAGGTACAGCAGGTTCCATAGCCTTAGTAAAAGAAAAATTCACAAAACCTTTTATAGTTATAAATGGCGATATATTAACAGGAATTGATTTTGAAAAATTTTTAAATCATCATATAAAAAACAACTTCAATATAACTGTAGGTGTTAGAAATTATGAAATTAATGTTCCTTATGGAGTATTAATTACAGATAATATGCTTATAGAGTCTTTGGAAGAGAAGCCTACATATAAATTTAATATTAATGGTGGAGTATATGTGGTTAATCCTGAAATTATAAAATACATAAAAGAAGACGAAGTTTATAATATGACTGATTTAATAGAAGATGCAATGAATAATGAACATAAGACAGGTATATATGAGATAACGGAGTATTGGAAGGATATAGGTCAAATAGAAGACTATAGAAAGGCCAACACGGATATTCATAAATTTTTTAAATTATAA
- a CDS encoding lipopolysaccharide biosynthesis protein — MKTLFKKMYSSKLVKSGIWYTVGTFFLQGIGFLTLPIFNRLLSPRENGVITVYTTYVGVFTILIGIGLESAVSRGRFDFKEDYEKFLSSLLFLASITFVIWLAIGFTFKVQIANIMHIKPDLIILLVVQSFFGFILSFASTKYSIEYKYKKFLFISITSTLINVALSILLIMGLNNDRYYGRIKGGAYVTIVYGLVLYVIFMLKGRKLIDLKYWKYALPISLPMIFHQLSSIALTSSDAIMISKMIGDSETGIYGFAYKMGLIVSIAWAASNKAWVPWFFEKMKEEKYDEISEKTKYYIILFSFITFILIFISPEIALLLGTKAYSQGIGLVPIIMIGYYFVFLYSLPVNLEFYTKKTKFIATGTFMAAIVNIILNFIFIPKFGYKAAGFTTVVSYVLLFLYHYIIALKISDVRVFNVMHFIYGISFIAVSSVIFYFIKDLWVIRYGIIIIVCLITVFSFKKKIGVLLNG, encoded by the coding sequence TTGAAGACTTTATTTAAAAAAATGTATAGCAGTAAATTAGTGAAAAGTGGGATATGGTACACTGTAGGGACATTTTTCCTACAAGGTATAGGGTTTTTAACACTTCCTATTTTTAATAGATTACTCAGTCCCAGAGAAAATGGTGTAATTACCGTATACACTACCTATGTTGGTGTTTTTACTATTCTTATTGGTATAGGACTCGAATCTGCGGTTTCTAGAGGTAGATTTGATTTTAAAGAGGACTATGAAAAATTCTTATCTTCTTTACTTTTTCTGGCTAGTATAACCTTCGTAATATGGCTAGCCATAGGATTTACGTTCAAAGTACAGATTGCAAATATTATGCACATAAAGCCAGATTTAATAATCCTACTTGTTGTGCAAAGTTTTTTTGGGTTTATACTTAGCTTTGCTAGCACTAAATATTCCATTGAATATAAGTATAAGAAATTTTTATTTATTTCTATAACAAGTACGTTGATAAACGTTGCGCTATCAATTCTTTTAATAATGGGACTAAATAATGATAGATACTATGGAAGAATTAAAGGTGGCGCATATGTTACAATAGTTTATGGCTTAGTACTATATGTTATATTTATGCTTAAAGGTAGAAAGTTAATAGATTTAAAATACTGGAAGTATGCACTACCTATTTCTCTTCCTATGATTTTTCATCAACTTTCATCAATAGCATTGACCTCTTCTGATGCCATAATGATAAGTAAAATGATAGGTGATTCTGAAACTGGTATTTATGGATTTGCATATAAAATGGGACTTATAGTAAGTATTGCTTGGGCTGCATCTAATAAAGCTTGGGTACCTTGGTTTTTTGAAAAGATGAAGGAAGAAAAATATGATGAGATTTCGGAAAAAACAAAGTATTATATAATCTTATTCTCATTTATAACCTTTATTTTAATTTTTATATCTCCAGAAATAGCATTGCTTTTAGGTACAAAGGCATATTCGCAAGGAATAGGACTCGTACCAATCATAATGATAGGTTATTACTTTGTTTTCTTATATAGCCTACCAGTTAATTTAGAGTTTTATACTAAAAAAACTAAATTTATTGCAACTGGAACGTTTATGGCTGCAATAGTTAATATAATTCTAAACTTTATTTTTATTCCCAAATTTGGATATAAGGCTGCTGGGTTTACAACGGTTGTATCCTATGTATTACTATTTTTGTATCATTATATAATAGCTTTAAAAATATCTGACGTAAGAGTCTTTAATGTAATGCACTTTATATATGGGATTTCCTTTATAGCTGTATCTAGTGTGATTTTTTATTTTATTAAGGACTTATGGGTTATAAGATATGGTATAATTATCATAGTTTGTTTAATAACAGTTTTTAGCTTTAAGAAGAAAATTGGTGTTCTTTTAAATGGATAA